A region of Ignavibacteriota bacterium DNA encodes the following proteins:
- a CDS encoding Hsp20/alpha crystallin family protein yields the protein MGYYRFDPANGLESVIRQIKHAADEINKGVNIETSAFKPRIDITETNGEFSIYVELPGVDKSQVNISVNDDKVLNIKGTKSRENFEGRTNHMNERKFGEFTRSLQLPEDADIEKIAAKYLNGILELSIPKKEPEQPKVIEVKIS from the coding sequence ATGGGATACTACAGATTTGATCCGGCTAATGGTCTTGAAAGTGTTATCAGACAAATAAAGCATGCTGCTGATGAAATTAACAAAGGAGTTAATATCGAAACTTCTGCTTTCAAGCCAAGAATTGATATTACAGAGACAAACGGAGAATTTTCAATATATGTTGAACTTCCGGGGGTTGATAAATCGCAAGTCAATATTTCGGTTAATGATGACAAGGTACTGAATATCAAAGGTACAAAATCCAGGGAAAATTTTGAAGGCAGAACAAATCATATGAACGAAAGAAAATTCGGTGAATTTACACGTTCACTTCAGCTTCCTGAAGATGCAGATATTGAAAAAATTGCAGCTAAATACTTAAATGGCATTCTTGAACTTTCGATTCCAAAGAAAGAACCAGAACAGCCAAAAGTAATTGAGGTCAAAATAAGTTAA
- a CDS encoding Hsp20/alpha crystallin family protein, whose protein sequence is MTLAKYDPYRGYGNLTRRMKSLINTFDPQISFETGGFLPRVDISESEKQLYIQAEMPGLCKEDFKLTVSDDKVLILKGTKKRESEESNDENGLSYHRIERSSGEFTRSFALPDYVDGSSINAKFENGVLTISFNKIVPAQPKEIEISVS, encoded by the coding sequence ATGACTTTAGCAAAGTATGATCCGTATCGCGGTTATGGCAACTTAACCCGAAGAATGAAAAGCTTAATTAATACATTCGACCCGCAGATATCTTTTGAAACCGGTGGTTTTCTACCGAGAGTTGATATCTCGGAATCAGAGAAACAATTATATATTCAGGCGGAAATGCCGGGACTCTGCAAAGAGGACTTTAAATTAACCGTCAGCGATGATAAAGTCTTGATTCTCAAAGGCACAAAGAAACGTGAATCTGAAGAAAGTAATGATGAAAATGGTTTATCCTACCACCGAATTGAACGTTCTTCAGGTGAATTCACAAGAAGTTTTGCATTACCTGATTATGTGGATGGAAGTAGCATAAATGCAAAGTTTGAGAATGGAGTTCTAACTATCTCATTTAATAAAATTGTACCCGCTCAGCCAAAAGAAATCGAGATTTCAGTATCGTAA
- the hutI gene encoding imidazolonepropionase yields MITLLRNISSLVTVNTNGKNYKIGQELNDIGEIKNGAMLFSDKILWLGEDSDADNYLISLNIRPDEIIDMTGMTILPGFVDSHTHIVFAGDRSREFGRRLQGVTYKQIAEEGGGIQTTVKATRNADIDKLYQNGEKLLISAIKHGTTSFEIKSGYSLTTEGEINQLKAIRKLKENFHCEIKSTFLGAHDFPIEYREKKQAYIDLLCHEMIPKVAEMQLADYCDAFVDDGYYTIEQGREVLLAAKNHGLKVRLHADELADVSAGKLAAEMGCLSADHLLFVSDESLDAMKDAGTVACLLPGTAYFIRMPYADARNIIDKGLITAIATDTNPGSSFTENMQMILSLSVINMKMSAEEAISAATINGAYSIEIADSKGSLEIGKDADFAVYDCGNYADIMYHFGINQVIETRIKGKKF; encoded by the coding sequence ATGATTACTTTACTAAGAAATATTTCTTCGCTTGTTACTGTAAATACAAATGGAAAAAATTATAAAATTGGTCAGGAATTAAATGACATCGGTGAAATCAAGAATGGTGCAATGCTTTTTTCTGATAAAATTTTGTGGTTGGGAGAAGATTCCGATGCTGATAATTATCTGATTTCGTTAAATATAAGACCTGATGAAATTATTGATATGACCGGTATGACAATTCTTCCGGGTTTTGTTGACAGCCATACACACATAGTATTTGCCGGGGACCGCTCAAGGGAGTTTGGCAGGCGGCTACAGGGAGTAACTTATAAGCAAATCGCTGAAGAAGGAGGTGGAATTCAGACTACAGTTAAGGCAACAAGAAATGCCGATATAGATAAGTTATATCAAAATGGCGAAAAATTGCTTATTTCAGCAATCAAACACGGAACAACATCCTTTGAGATTAAAAGTGGTTACAGCCTTACAACTGAAGGAGAAATCAATCAGCTTAAAGCTATAAGAAAATTGAAAGAAAATTTTCATTGTGAAATAAAATCAACCTTCCTTGGTGCTCACGATTTTCCGATTGAATATCGTGAAAAAAAGCAGGCTTATATTGATTTGCTATGCCATGAAATGATTCCGAAAGTTGCTGAAATGCAGCTTGCTGACTATTGCGATGCTTTTGTTGATGATGGATATTATACTATTGAACAGGGCAGAGAAGTGCTACTTGCTGCTAAAAATCATGGACTAAAAGTGCGGCTTCACGCTGATGAACTTGCCGATGTTTCTGCCGGAAAACTTGCTGCTGAAATGGGTTGCCTTTCAGCTGACCACTTGCTATTTGTTTCTGATGAAAGTCTAGATGCTATGAAAGATGCAGGCACAGTTGCTTGCTTGCTTCCAGGAACAGCTTATTTCATCAGAATGCCTTATGCAGATGCAAGGAATATAATTGATAAAGGGTTAATTACAGCTATTGCGACAGATACAAATCCTGGTTCATCATTTACTGAGAATATGCAGATGATACTCTCCTTATCAGTTATAAACATGAAAATGAGTGCCGAAGAAGCAATTTCAGCGGCTACTATCAATGGTGCTTATTCCATTGAAATTGCAGACAGTAAAGGTAGTCTCGAAATTGGAAAGGATGCTGATTTTGCAGTTTATGACTGTGGTAATTATGCTGATATTATGTACCATTTTGGTATAAATCAAGTTATTGAAACCCGGATAAAAGGGAAAAAGTTTTAA
- the trmB gene encoding tRNA (guanosine(46)-N7)-methyltransferase TrmB yields the protein MIPVDYKKYPFIAKIRHHVSSNNYLPISDLSIMPENYPEPVEKLNWNNVFINGKKPNVLDIGCGKGVFLISYALENSNENVLGLEIRSEAVEWINMVVSGEQIPNCKALHYTVANGLPFIEDETIESIFYLFPDPWPKRRHYRRRAFTESFLRECYRVLIPNGNLFLATDVDYVHEYQTKVLNKFAKFSLVELSDRSGWNLPSTNKENFCLRKNIPVFRLICSKIS from the coding sequence ATGATTCCTGTTGATTACAAAAAATATCCATTTATAGCAAAGATTCGTCATCATGTTTCATCTAATAATTATTTGCCGATATCAGATTTGAGTATAATGCCTGAAAATTATCCGGAGCCTGTTGAAAAATTAAATTGGAATAATGTATTTATAAATGGCAAAAAGCCGAATGTTTTGGATATTGGCTGTGGAAAGGGCGTATTTCTAATATCTTATGCTTTGGAAAATTCTAACGAAAATGTTCTTGGGTTGGAAATCCGCTCTGAAGCTGTAGAGTGGATAAATATGGTCGTAAGTGGTGAACAAATCCCTAATTGTAAAGCATTACATTACACAGTAGCCAATGGTTTGCCGTTTATTGAAGATGAAACAATAGAGAGTATATTTTATTTATTTCCTGACCCTTGGCCCAAAAGAAGACATTATCGCAGGCGAGCTTTTACTGAAAGTTTTCTTCGGGAATGTTATAGGGTGCTCATTCCGAACGGGAATTTATTTCTTGCGACAGATGTAGATTATGTACATGAATATCAGACAAAAGTATTAAATAAATTCGCTAAATTTAGTTTAGTTGAATTATCAGATAGAAGTGGCTGGAATCTTCCTTCTACTAATAAAGAAAACTTCTGCTTAAGAAAGAATATACCAGTTTTTAGATTAATTTGCAGTAAAATATCATGA
- a CDS encoding Hsp20/alpha crystallin family protein, giving the protein MSYYRFDPFRGMEQVIKKFQQMSEEIEKGITVEYGSFSPRIDISEDEKNLYLVAELPGISKEDVKVSINEDNYIFIKGIKKRPFDTKYEAENGEVQKEERTYIKAERSYGDFSRSFILPDNINKESISAQYDNGLLKVTLEKIEPAKPKEVEISIS; this is encoded by the coding sequence ATGTCTTACTATCGTTTTGACCCATTCAGAGGAATGGAACAGGTAATAAAGAAATTTCAGCAAATGTCTGAAGAAATTGAAAAAGGAATCACTGTCGAATATGGCAGTTTCTCACCCAGAATTGATATAAGCGAAGATGAGAAAAACCTTTATCTTGTTGCAGAATTGCCCGGCATCAGCAAAGAGGATGTAAAAGTATCAATTAATGAAGATAATTATATCTTTATAAAAGGTATTAAAAAAAGACCTTTTGATACTAAATATGAAGCAGAAAATGGCGAAGTCCAAAAGGAAGAGAGAACGTATATCAAAGCAGAACGCTCTTATGGTGATTTCTCACGTAGCTTCATTCTACCTGATAACATTAATAAAGAAAGTATTTCTGCTCAATATGATAATGGTTTGCTTAAAGTCACACTTGAAAAAATTGAGCCTGCAAAACCAAAGGAAGTTGAAATCAGTATATCATAA
- a CDS encoding DUF3127 domain-containing protein has translation MAFELTGRLIEKYDAQQMNENFRKRDFVIEVITNYSGNQFSDFIKFQLTQDRCNLLDLFKINDYIRVNFNIKGRKWEKEGNINYFNTMDAWRIEKVDDYDLRPFDDNLVVPESNDVPF, from the coding sequence ATGGCTTTTGAATTAACAGGAAGACTGATTGAAAAATATGATGCTCAGCAAATGAATGAGAACTTCAGAAAAAGGGATTTTGTGATTGAGGTAATTACAAATTACAGTGGAAATCAGTTCAGCGATTTTATTAAATTTCAGTTAACACAGGATAGATGTAACTTGTTGGATTTATTTAAGATTAATGATTATATCAGGGTAAATTTCAATATCAAAGGCAGAAAATGGGAAAAAGAAGGAAATATCAACTATTTCAACACTATGGATGCATGGAGAATCGAAAAAGTTGACGATTATGATTTGAGACCTTTTGATGATAATTTGGTTGTACCTGAAAGTAATGACGTACCGTTCTAG
- a CDS encoding mechanosensitive ion channel, whose translation MNETIQSMDLIVKLLESQFIPKILISLVIILVLLFIRWLVLRAINTYFHDVRIRYTWRKWTTHIGFLLSAILIISVWFKEFSSVLTFLGLLSAGIAIALREPVVNFFGWVFLLWRKPFSVGDRIKIGDDTGDVIDIRIFQFSLMEVGAWVGSDQYTGRVIDVPNGKVFSYPQYNFSKQFPLIWNELSFRVTFDSNIEKAKQLIFDSISQSDIDVSTDDTDKLKDVIENFVTYNVSTEPAVYYKVVENGIQFTFRYLCRFNRRRLTEQMIWEKLIDKIFKDDKVKFAYPTQKFIGGIDSQNSSNDNYNIV comes from the coding sequence ATGAACGAAACAATTCAATCTATGGACCTGATTGTCAAATTACTAGAGTCTCAGTTTATTCCAAAGATTTTAATTTCATTAGTTATTATTCTTGTGCTTCTTTTTATCAGATGGTTAGTTCTAAGGGCTATCAACACATATTTTCATGATGTCAGAATACGCTATACCTGGCGTAAATGGACGACTCATATTGGCTTCTTACTAAGTGCCATTCTCATAATCAGTGTATGGTTTAAGGAATTCAGTTCAGTTTTAACATTTTTAGGTTTATTATCGGCAGGTATAGCAATTGCTCTGCGTGAGCCTGTTGTTAACTTCTTCGGTTGGGTATTTCTTCTGTGGCGAAAACCATTCAGCGTTGGCGACAGGATAAAAATTGGTGATGACACCGGAGATGTTATTGATATAAGAATATTTCAATTTTCATTAATGGAAGTAGGAGCTTGGGTTGGTAGTGACCAATACACAGGTCGCGTAATTGATGTTCCTAATGGAAAAGTATTCTCATATCCTCAGTATAATTTTTCCAAACAATTTCCACTTATTTGGAATGAACTTTCTTTCCGCGTTACTTTTGACAGTAATATAGAGAAAGCAAAACAATTGATTTTCGATTCTATTAGCCAGTCGGATATTGATGTAAGTACCGATGACACAGATAAATTGAAAGATGTGATTGAAAACTTTGTTACTTACAATGTTTCAACTGAACCTGCTGTTTATTACAAAGTTGTTGAGAATGGTATACAGTTTACTTTCAGATATTTATGCAGATTCAATCGGAGAAGACTAACTGAACAAATGATATGGGAAAAGCTAATTGATAAAATATTTAAGGATGATAAAGTGAAATTTGCATATCCTACACAGAAATTTATTGGTGGGATAGATAGTCAAAATTCAAGTAATGACAATTATAATATAGTTTAA